Genomic window (Dolosigranulum savutiense):
TCTTAGGACATATAAATGCTGAAGAGGTTTCTGCTCAAACTGAAGAACTAGATATTAGTGAAGTAGAAAATAAACAATTATTGGGGGAAGAAATACAATCTAAACAAAATAATATTAACAGACCAAGTGATTCGAAAGTTGGAGCAGTTGCTATTGATAATTTAACAATAGGATCAAAGGAACAAACTAATGAAGAAACAGTGGAGCACTCCGACCAGTTTAGTGAAAACAGCGATGAGAATTCTCCTGTTGAATTGAAATCAACAGATATGATAGATTCTGATAAAACTAATGAGAATATAGAAGAAGTGAATGGAGATACAAATCTAAATCCAGTTGTTACTGATCAGCAAATACCTGAGAGCGAAGAATCACAGAAAACAACAAAGAATTCACCAGTAGAAGAAAATGTCGATGTACTAATTAATAAAAATGAACTAACACCAGGTCAACTAGAAGGCAAGGTAAAAGATCGTTTAATTCCCAAAGAGTTAAAGCAAGGATTAGAAGATATTCTTGAGTGGGAAGCACCAAGTGAAGAAAAGCATGATATTTATCGATCAACTGTGCCATTAACGGAGCGTAAGAAAGGGCATAAAATTAATGAGCTAGCAAGTGAAGATGCAAAAGTTCAATCATTGGCTTATCCGACACCGAGTAATGAAGGTCACTCAGTAACAGGTGGGGGTGAACAAGGAGCAGATGTTTATGCATTTGATCACTGGCAATATTTAGACTCATTTGTTGATTGGGGAAGCTTAATTCCTGCCCCTGATATTACAGATGAAGCTCACCGTAATGGCGTGCCTGTGTATGGAACGATTTTCTTTAACTGGTCAACATCGTCAGAAGATCGTGAACGTGTCAAAAAATTCTTACAAAAAGATGAGGATGGGACATATCCTGTAGCTCGTAAATTAGTTGAACTCGCTCAATATTACAACTTTGAAGGGTATTTTATTAATCAAGAGACAAGTATGCCGAACAATGAAGGATATAGCGAAGAGTTCGATAACTTTATGCGCTATGCTAAAGAATATGCAGCCGAAAAAAATCATAAACACTTTAACTTCTCTTGGTATGATTCAATGTCAGAAGCAGGACAACGATATCATGGCGATGCAGTTGATGAATACAATCAATTTTTCATGCGAAAAGATGAAGCTGGAAAAAATTCTGTTGATGAGTTCTTTATGAACTTTAACTGGCGTAAATCACAAGTAGATAAAACTGTAGAAAATATGAGAGAACTGGGTCGTGATCCTTATGATGCTTATGCTGGATGGGAATTACAAAAAGGTGGCTATACGAATACTCAACAAAAGGTGAAAGATTTGGTTGATGAAAAGGGTATTCCGAAGCTATCACTTGGATTGTTTGTACCAGATATTGTCATGGGAAGTGTTGAAAATTTTGAAGACTTTCATAAAAAAGAACAAGGATTTTGGACGGGCTTTAAAGGGGATCCATCAACATCAGATGACTCAAATGCTTGGTCAGGGATTGCTCGCTTTGTTGTCGATAAGACACCAATTTTAGAGCCATTATTCCATTCAACGTTCAATACTGGACATGGTCGTGGATGGTATGTAGATGGGAAAAAAGTAAGCAACAACGCATGGAATAGTCGTGGAGTTTCTAGTGTAATGCCGACTTGGCGCTGGTGGATCCAAAATAAAAATTCCGAGTTAAAAGGATCATATGATTTTGATGATGCATATAATGGTGGATCATCCATAAAATTCAGTGGAAAATTAAATAAAGATGCTCAGAGTGATGCGATGCTGTATGCAACTAATTTTACAGCGACAGAAAAAACTCAGTTATCTGTCACACATAAAGGAACCAACGCTGGGAAAGTTCAAATTGGAGTTAGTACAGCAAAAGATTATAACGAAGATTCGTTTAAGTACTTTGATCTGGAAGTTAATGAAAAATGGGGAACATCTATCGCTGATTTAAGTGAATTAGCAGGGCAACAAATTTATGCTTTGAAGTTACGAGTTACTTCGGGACAAGCTACTGAAGATTATCAATTAAATTTAGGGGCTTTAAGTATTACTGAAAATAATACACAAGTCGAAGCACCAACTGATGTGAAAGTTATTGAACGACAATTAATGAGCTCAAGACAATCAGAAGCTATTATTTCTTATAGTAAAGTTGAAGAAGCAGCAACATATGAAGTTTATCAACAAGTGGGAGATCAGTGGGAATTTGTTAATGCAAGTTCTTCCAATTTAATGTATCTACCTCGTTTAAGACGAACAGATCAAGCAGAAGGAGTTATTCAAAAATTAAAAGTTGTCGCAATCGGCCAAAATGGTTTGCGATCAGATGAAACAATTTTTGATTACAATTGGGGCTTGACTGTGAGAGACACAACTGAAGCAACACCAGATCCAGCTAATATCAACTTAACAGCCAAGGTTATTGGAGGTAAACATATTGATTTAGAATCAACCGAATTATCAACAGAAGGTCCGGCTAATATTCTTTCAGGTACGATCAATAATACAGCCGATAAGTGGTATTCTGATGATCGAACAGATTATTTAGATATTGGCTTTGAAGATGCAAAAACAGTTAAACGGTTTGTTATTGAACATGCTGGAGCAGGAGGAGAAGATCCACGAAAACAAGACCCAGAAACAGGTCAGTGGAAAGGTGGATCGATGAATACCAAGGACTTTAATTTAGAATATAAAGATTTGGAAACTGGTGCTTGGAAAGTTGCAAAAGAGATTCGAGGAAATATTGATGATGTGACAGATGTTGAACTGGAGAATCCGATTACGGCTAAAGAGTGGCGCTTAAATGTTCTCGTACGTGATAATGGAACGCCTTGGGGTGGATTGCGTATATACAATTGGAAAATGTACGATCAAATCAAGGAAGAGACTAATAATGTGCCGATGAAGAATGTTGTAACATTGAATACAGATGGAAACCATTATGAAGCTGTATTCCGAGAAGGAACCCCAGGGCATATGATTCGACTATATGCAGACAAAGAAGCAACCAAAGAATTAGCAAGTGGTACAATAACGGCAACAGGAGCTCTATCACTGGGCTTTGATCTTGAGGAAGATAATGATAGTGGCTTAGTTTACTACCGTTCGCAGCAGGAAGGAAAAGAACTCAGCAATATTTTAGCTGTTCCGTATACAAAACAACAACGTACAATTTCTGAGCTAACACTGGATACGTCTAATTTTAAGGCTGATGTTGATTATGATCAAAAATGGTCCTTTAAAGATGTGAAATTAACTGTATCATATGAGGGAGATCGTGCTGATGATGTGATTAGTTTAGCAAATCCACTTGTTAGTTTAGAAAACTTTGATCCCGAAGCAGCAGGAGAACAAATTGTTACCGTTCGTTATGGGAATAAAAAAGTTACACAAACACTTCCTATTTCACGTAAGAACGAACCGGACTGGAGTCAAAAAGTAGTGGCTAGCATTGAAATTACGACAAAACCAAAACATCAATATGAAGTCGGAGAAGAACTCAATCTCTCACAAGGAGTAGCGACTATTACCTATGAAGATGGAACAAAACGAGAATTATCTTTAGATTCTGAAGAGTTAGAGCGGTATGATTACGATGACTTTGATTTAAACAAAGCAGGTAAATACTATTTAGCCTTTAGTATCGGGGGTAAATGGAGTGACTATTTAGAAATCGAAGTAACAAAACCTACTGTGAATTTCCAAACATTAAATCAGAGTCGAACACAACTTGAACAATTAATGGAGCGTGAAAGCTTTGACAGTTTAAGTGAAGCATTAAAAAATGAAGTATCTACAGCAATTTCTCAAGCAAAAGAACTGGATGGATCAACGGATACGACACAAGCAGTGGTAGATGAAAAAGCCAGTGAACTCTCTCGTCTCATCACAAAAGTTCGCC
Coding sequences:
- a CDS encoding endo-beta-N-acetylglucosaminidase — protein: MYSKEILDKIVNKQSSLKKSVIIGVSMSALVLGHINAEEVSAQTEELDISEVENKQLLGEEIQSKQNNINRPSDSKVGAVAIDNLTIGSKEQTNEETVEHSDQFSENSDENSPVELKSTDMIDSDKTNENIEEVNGDTNLNPVVTDQQIPESEESQKTTKNSPVEENVDVLINKNELTPGQLEGKVKDRLIPKELKQGLEDILEWEAPSEEKHDIYRSTVPLTERKKGHKINELASEDAKVQSLAYPTPSNEGHSVTGGGEQGADVYAFDHWQYLDSFVDWGSLIPAPDITDEAHRNGVPVYGTIFFNWSTSSEDRERVKKFLQKDEDGTYPVARKLVELAQYYNFEGYFINQETSMPNNEGYSEEFDNFMRYAKEYAAEKNHKHFNFSWYDSMSEAGQRYHGDAVDEYNQFFMRKDEAGKNSVDEFFMNFNWRKSQVDKTVENMRELGRDPYDAYAGWELQKGGYTNTQQKVKDLVDEKGIPKLSLGLFVPDIVMGSVENFEDFHKKEQGFWTGFKGDPSTSDDSNAWSGIARFVVDKTPILEPLFHSTFNTGHGRGWYVDGKKVSNNAWNSRGVSSVMPTWRWWIQNKNSELKGSYDFDDAYNGGSSIKFSGKLNKDAQSDAMLYATNFTATEKTQLSVTHKGTNAGKVQIGVSTAKDYNEDSFKYFDLEVNEKWGTSIADLSELAGQQIYALKLRVTSGQATEDYQLNLGALSITENNTQVEAPTDVKVIERQLMSSRQSEAIISYSKVEEAATYEVYQQVGDQWEFVNASSSNLMYLPRLRRTDQAEGVIQKLKVVAIGQNGLRSDETIFDYNWGLTVRDTTEATPDPANINLTAKVIGGKHIDLESTELSTEGPANILSGTINNTADKWYSDDRTDYLDIGFEDAKTVKRFVIEHAGAGGEDPRKQDPETGQWKGGSMNTKDFNLEYKDLETGAWKVAKEIRGNIDDVTDVELENPITAKEWRLNVLVRDNGTPWGGLRIYNWKMYDQIKEETNNVPMKNVVTLNTDGNHYEAVFREGTPGHMIRLYADKEATKELASGTITATGALSLGFDLEEDNDSGLVYYRSQQEGKELSNILAVPYTKQQRTISELTLDTSNFKADVDYDQKWSFKDVKLTVSYEGDRADDVISLANPLVSLENFDPEAAGEQIVTVRYGNKKVTQTLPISRKNEPDWSQKVVASIEITTKPKHQYEVGEELNLSQGVATITYEDGTKRELSLDSEELERYDYDDFDLNKAGKYYLAFSIGGKWSDYLEIEVTKPTVNFQTLNQSRTQLEQLMERESFDSLSEALKNEVSTAISQAKELDGSTDTTQAVVDEKASELSRLITKVRQAMNPNPEDFGENDGQSEETEQDGNEETPDQPEKPGTGEDDEEIEPGQPTPPIEEEQPQEVIKDYFKLVVDFDGEQVVYDRKDSDVWLSVEQAREVYDQYLPEVLERDGKEYKRVEVTFTQSDEEAVLTYVYRTDDYEPTPEPEPEVYAGDYEFELTLDGESSTETLTFASRDKALDFVAMLNRLYKAAGYQLIHQDNGLPGEYKISLSFEKIVDKQPDITPEPVPTPAPEADKPSEELGVEEEPMPDSESPGTEAEDQQPDENEERPQPEQPAEPEVAPEAKSDTVEATFTFTNTEGAVHRGSLGEFANLEQAERRIRQYANELGYTLQNFRLVDGVFLADIEADLSEPLPEPEQPEETPAPKAEAAFEFTLENGSVHRGSLGEFVNLEQAERRIRHFANEQGYTLQNFRIEDGKFIADVTEAPQAASVSVWTLGVIGVTSLMSVLKKKD